From Desulfotignum phosphitoxidans DSM 13687:
AAAAGAATTGTCCTGGCTGGTGGCGGGATTGAACATTCAGCAGGCCCACAAACCGTTGAAATATTCCATGATTTTTTAGAGAAAAAACTATGAAAAACCGCGTGGTTGTGCTATATTCAGCACATGAACATCGAGAAGATTTCAGACATAAACGATATTGATGAATTAAAGGAAAACCTGTTTTCTCTGGTCGGAGAATTCGACCAGAAAGAGCGTAATTACCAGTCTGAAATCAAAATCCTCAATGAACAGATAAAAAGTCTTCAAGACAGACTGTTCGGCCGTAAAACAGAGAAAATCCACAAACCGGACGGACAGCTTCCCCTGTTTGATATGCCTGAACCGGATCTCCCCATCCAGGAAGAGCCGGAAGATGTTACCATTAAGGAACATACACGCAAAAAACGTGGCCGCAAACCCTTGCCGCCAAATCTGCCCCGCATAGAGGTTATTCACGAGCTCAGCGAAGAGGAAAGGCAGTGCGGCTGCGGTTGCCTCAGGGAGCGTAGCGGACAGGAAGTATCTGAACAACTGGATTATATCCCGGCCCAAGTCAGGGTGATCCGGAACATCCGGTATAAATATGCCTGCAAAAACTGCGAAGGGACCGAGGATGACAAACCTGCCGTGTCTATTGCCAGGATGCCGGATCAGATTATCCCGAAAAGCATTGCCACCCCCGGGCTTCTGGCTCATATCCTGACTGCAAAGTTTGCCGATGCCCTGCCGTTTTACCGTCAGGAAAAGCAATTCAAACGGCTGGGAGTCGAGATCCCCAGATCCACCATGTGCGGATGGGCGATGAAAACTGCGGAAGCCTGTGACATCATTCTGGACATGATGAAAAAAGCGGTGCTTCAAAGCGATCTGATCAACATCGATGAAACCCCGGTGCGGGTGTTGAAGGAGCCCGGCCGTATAAAAAGTTACATGTGGGTGTTCAAGGGGACCTCTCGGGGGAGGCCGGTGCTTTTGTACCATTACGATCCTTCCCGGTCCGGAGATGTGGCAGCATCATTTTTGAACGGGTATAAAGGAATCGTCCAGACGGACGGATATTCGGGCTATGGGTTTCTTGATAAAAAAAAGGACATCCTTCATGTGGGCTGCTGGGTTCATGCCCGTCGAAAATTTGTGGAGGTGACCAAAGCAGTCAGCCGCAAAACCAAAACACCGGTCGGCAATGCCGCTACAGCGTTGAAATATATCGGCAAGCTGTACAAGATTGAAAAAGCAGCCCGGGAGAATCAATTGTCACCCCGTGAGATATATGAAAAACGCCAGACGGAAGCCGTTCCGATTCTTGAAGAGTTTAAAAAATGGCTGGATGCCACCGTTGAAAAAGTGCCCCCCAAAAGCCTTCTGGGAAAAGC
This genomic window contains:
- the tnpC gene encoding IS66 family transposase, whose protein sequence is MNIEKISDINDIDELKENLFSLVGEFDQKERNYQSEIKILNEQIKSLQDRLFGRKTEKIHKPDGQLPLFDMPEPDLPIQEEPEDVTIKEHTRKKRGRKPLPPNLPRIEVIHELSEEERQCGCGCLRERSGQEVSEQLDYIPAQVRVIRNIRYKYACKNCEGTEDDKPAVSIARMPDQIIPKSIATPGLLAHILTAKFADALPFYRQEKQFKRLGVEIPRSTMCGWAMKTAEACDIILDMMKKAVLQSDLINIDETPVRVLKEPGRIKSYMWVFKGTSRGRPVLLYHYDPSRSGDVAASFLNGYKGIVQTDGYSGYGFLDKKKDILHVGCWVHARRKFVEVTKAVSRKTKTPVGNAATALKYIGKLYKIEKAARENQLSPREIYEKRQTEAVPILEEFKKWLDATVEKVPPKSLLGKAVNYTLNEWDRLIRYIEDGRVGPDNNAVENAIRPFVVGRKNWLFSCTPEGARASAAIYSLIETAKANGLEPYWYLKHLFENLPEAMSDEDFKALLPQQIDKDQIAVPTP